From Chlamydiota bacterium, a single genomic window includes:
- the rpsH gene encoding 30S ribosomal protein S8, with translation MTMTDPVADMLTRIRNASKARREFVDIPKSTLKLALVRVLKSEGFVDDFKIADAPPQGILRVYLRYAPGGKEVIRGLRRVSTPGSRKYVDKKKIPRPLGGLGVAILTTPKGVLTDTQARREGVGGEILCYAW, from the coding sequence ATGACGATGACCGATCCGGTTGCGGATATGCTGACCCGGATTCGCAATGCGAGCAAGGCGCGCCGCGAGTTCGTGGACATCCCGAAGTCGACCTTGAAGCTCGCCCTTGTGCGGGTGCTCAAGAGCGAGGGGTTCGTGGATGATTTCAAGATCGCGGACGCCCCCCCGCAGGGGATCCTTCGGGTGTACCTGCGGTACGCCCCCGGCGGCAAGGAGGTCATCCGCGGCCTCCGGAGGGTGAGCACGCCCGGCAGCAGGAAGTACGTCGACAAGAAGAAGATCCCGCGGCCGCTCGGCGGGCTCGGCGTGGCGATCCTCACGACCCCGAAGGGGGTCTTGACCGATACGCAGGCCCGCAGGGAAGGGGTCGGCGGGGAGATCCTCTGCTACGCCTGGTAA
- a CDS encoding type Z 30S ribosomal protein S14 yields MAKTCQRVKSARAPKFEVRGYSRCLRCGRSRGYLRKFQMCRICFRQLASRGEIPGVVKASW; encoded by the coding sequence ATGGCAAAGACGTGTCAGAGGGTGAAGTCGGCGCGCGCGCCGAAGTTCGAGGTGCGCGGGTATTCCCGCTGCCTGCGGTGCGGCCGGTCGAGGGGCTACCTGCGCAAGTTCCAGATGTGCCGGATCTGCTTCCGCCAGCTCGCGTCGCGCGGCGAGATCCCGGGCGTGGTGAAGGCCAGCTGGTAG
- the rplE gene encoding 50S ribosomal protein L5, which yields MSRLRERYTKEIVPELIKRFGYANRMQAPRLKKIVVNMGVGEATQDSKILDDAAADLALITGQKPAMTQSSKSISNFKLRSGSKIGCKTTLRGAMMYEFLDRLVSVVLPRIRDFRGVPVSSFDGRGNYALGVVEQSIFPEIELDKIKRPQGMDIAIVTSAKTDAESKALLELLGMPFAKK from the coding sequence ATGTCGCGGTTGCGTGAACGGTACACGAAGGAGATCGTGCCCGAACTGATCAAGCGCTTCGGGTACGCGAACAGGATGCAGGCGCCGCGCCTAAAGAAGATCGTGGTGAATATGGGCGTCGGGGAGGCGACCCAGGACTCCAAGATCCTCGACGACGCGGCGGCGGATCTCGCGCTCATCACCGGGCAGAAGCCCGCCATGACGCAGTCGTCGAAGAGCATCTCGAACTTCAAGCTGCGCAGCGGGTCGAAGATCGGCTGCAAGACGACCCTCCGCGGCGCGATGATGTACGAGTTCCTCGACCGCCTCGTGAGTGTCGTGCTTCCCAGGATCAGGGACTTCCGCGGGGTTCCGGTCTCCTCGTTCGACGGGCGCGGGAACTACGCGCTCGGCGTCGTCGAGCAGAGCATCTTTCCCGAGATCGAGCTGGACAAGATCAAGCGCCCCCAGGGAATGGATATCGCCATCGTCACCTCGGCGAAGACCGACGCGGAGTCGAAAGCGCTGCTCGAGCTCCTGGGGATGCCGTTCGCGAAGAAGTGA
- a CDS encoding 50S ribosomal protein L24 — protein sequence MKTRIRKGDLVVAVAGRERFAGKTGTVLRVFPGTQRAIVEGFNLSKRHMRPTQKNPKGGIVQKERSIHISNLMPYCAKCRRGVRTGSKQLADGSAVRCCRVCGEPVGKA from the coding sequence ATGAAGACAAGGATACGGAAAGGCGACCTGGTCGTCGCGGTCGCGGGCCGGGAGCGTTTCGCCGGGAAGACGGGCACGGTGCTCAGGGTTTTCCCCGGCACCCAGCGGGCGATCGTCGAGGGGTTCAACCTCTCGAAACGGCATATGCGCCCGACGCAGAAGAACCCCAAGGGGGGGATCGTCCAGAAGGAACGGTCGATCCACATATCGAACCTGATGCCGTACTGCGCGAAGTGCCGGCGCGGGGTGCGGACGGGAAGCAAACAGCTCGCCGACGGGAGCGCGGTGCGGTGCTGCCGCGTGTGCGGGGAGCCGGTGGGGAAGGCGTAG
- the rplN gene encoding 50S ribosomal protein L14: MIQLRTRLDVADNSGARQIACVKVLGGSGRRYAHVGDVIIASVKEAVPDGIVKKGEVVRGVVVRTRQPIRREDGSFLRFDRNAAVIIDQQNNPKGTRIFGPVARELRDRNFMKIISLAPEVI; the protein is encoded by the coding sequence ATGATACAGCTGCGGACGCGCCTCGACGTCGCCGACAACTCCGGCGCCCGCCAGATCGCGTGCGTCAAGGTCCTGGGGGGATCCGGGAGGCGGTACGCCCACGTCGGGGACGTGATCATCGCCTCGGTCAAGGAGGCGGTGCCCGACGGGATCGTCAAGAAGGGCGAGGTCGTGCGGGGGGTCGTGGTCAGGACGCGCCAGCCGATTCGGCGCGAGGACGGGTCGTTCCTCAGGTTCGACCGCAACGCCGCGGTGATCATCGACCAGCAGAACAACCCCAAGGGGACGAGGATATTCGGACCGGTCGCGCGCGAGCTGCGCGACAGGAACTTCATGAAGATCATCTCGCTCGCCCCCGAGGTGATCTGA
- the rpsQ gene encoding 30S ribosomal protein S17 yields MTNQTRGKRKTRVGTVDSVPSAKTAIVEVRRVQRHPRYDKVISARTRCYVHDEQGRAEEGDTVRIEECRPMSRLKRWRLVEVIAKGRGLGGPAATEAEVQEIEESIRGPREKRAAAADAGAAHDLSDAGTAGHTPGGAAS; encoded by the coding sequence ATGACGAACCAGACCAGGGGCAAGAGGAAGACGCGGGTCGGGACGGTGGATTCCGTCCCGAGCGCCAAGACCGCCATCGTGGAGGTCAGGCGCGTACAGCGCCACCCGCGGTACGACAAGGTGATCTCCGCCCGCACGCGCTGTTACGTGCATGACGAGCAGGGGCGGGCCGAGGAGGGCGACACCGTCCGCATCGAGGAGTGCAGGCCGATGAGCCGGCTGAAGCGGTGGCGTCTCGTTGAGGTCATCGCGAAGGGCCGGGGGCTCGGGGGGCCGGCGGCGACCGAGGCCGAGGTCCAGGAGATCGAGGAGTCGATCCGCGGGCCGAGGGAGAAAAGGGCCGCGGCGGCGGACGCGGGCGCGGCGCACGATCTTTCGGATGCCGGCACAGCCGGGCACACGCCCGGGGGAGCGGCGTCATGA
- the rpmC gene encoding 50S ribosomal protein L29 — protein MREKAPEELHHLLAGWREELFALRVKAMTGQMEQYSRVGAIRKDIARALTVLKGRPASGEAAVKETEA, from the coding sequence ATGCGTGAGAAGGCGCCGGAGGAGCTGCACCACCTCCTTGCCGGGTGGCGGGAGGAGCTCTTCGCCCTCAGGGTGAAGGCGATGACGGGGCAGATGGAGCAGTACAGTCGGGTGGGCGCGATACGGAAGGACATCGCCCGGGCCCTCACGGTGTTGAAGGGGCGCCCCGCCTCGGGTGAGGCGGCCGTGAAGGAGACAGAGGCGTGA
- the rplP gene encoding 50S ribosomal protein L16: protein MLQPAKSKFRKQQRGIMKGHGTRGTTVAFGEYGLQSLVNAWVTTTQIEAARVAVTRHLKRHGKVWIRVFPDKPVTKKPAETRMGKGKGAPETWVAVVRKGRILFEVDGIGPATAQEAMSRAAAKLGIRTRFVSRSTMR from the coding sequence GTGCTCCAGCCGGCTAAGAGCAAGTTCAGGAAACAGCAGCGCGGCATCATGAAGGGGCACGGGACCCGGGGCACCACGGTCGCCTTCGGCGAGTACGGTCTCCAGTCCCTCGTGAACGCGTGGGTGACGACGACCCAGATCGAGGCCGCGCGCGTCGCCGTCACGCGCCACCTGAAGCGGCACGGGAAGGTGTGGATACGGGTATTCCCCGACAAGCCGGTCACGAAGAAACCGGCCGAGACGCGGATGGGGAAGGGGAAGGGCGCCCCGGAGACGTGGGTGGCCGTGGTGAGGAAGGGACGGATCCTGTTCGAGGTCGACGGCATCGGCCCGGCGACGGCGCAGGAGGCGATGAGCCGCGCCGCCGCCAAGCTCGGCATCAGGACCCGGTTTGTTTCGCGGAGCACGATGCGGTAG
- the rpsC gene encoding 30S ribosomal protein S3, with translation MGQKVNPIGLRLGINQEWRSKWYGAKRDFGTMLNEDVKIRGFIKERLGFAGIARVCIERYGKKVRINIWSSRPGIVIGRKGAEIDKLRDELAEMTGREIVLDVTEIKRPEVEAQLVAENVASQLLKRVSFRRAMKRAVSLTMDAGAQGVKIHCAGRLGGAEIARSEAYREGKIPLHTLRAEIDYGFAESRTAYGQIGVKVWIYKGEKVPGREVVRDGAPAG, from the coding sequence GTGGGGCAGAAAGTTAATCCGATCGGGCTTCGGCTCGGGATCAACCAGGAGTGGCGCTCCAAATGGTACGGCGCCAAGCGCGACTTCGGGACGATGCTGAACGAGGATGTGAAGATCAGGGGGTTCATCAAGGAACGCCTGGGCTTCGCGGGGATCGCCAGGGTCTGCATCGAGCGCTACGGGAAGAAGGTCAGGATCAATATCTGGAGCTCCCGCCCCGGCATCGTCATCGGCCGCAAGGGGGCCGAGATCGACAAGCTGCGGGACGAGCTGGCCGAGATGACCGGCAGGGAGATCGTGCTGGACGTGACCGAGATCAAGCGTCCCGAGGTCGAGGCCCAGCTCGTCGCGGAGAACGTCGCCTCCCAACTCCTCAAGCGCGTCTCGTTCCGCCGCGCGATGAAACGCGCCGTGTCGCTCACGATGGACGCGGGGGCCCAGGGGGTGAAGATACACTGCGCCGGCCGCCTCGGGGGCGCCGAGATCGCGCGATCGGAGGCGTACCGCGAGGGGAAGATACCGCTGCACACCCTCCGCGCGGAGATCGACTACGGTTTCGCCGAATCGCGCACCGCGTACGGGCAGATCGGCGTGAAGGTCTGGATCTACAAGGGCGAAAAGGTTCCGGGAAGGGAGGTTGTTCGGGATGGTGCTCCAGCCGGCTAA
- the rplV gene encoding 50S ribosomal protein L22 — translation MKEAKAVGNYLRIAPRKARLVVDLIRGRSVQDAAQALRMCRKRGAGPVRKILDSAVANATGKEKPVPLVVREAFVDEGPTLKRYMPRAMGRATPIRKRTSRITIVVREGEPASDTKTSGRKAPAAKTARAERGARAQGGTRGAES, via the coding sequence ATGAAAGAGGCGAAGGCGGTGGGGAACTACCTGCGGATCGCGCCGCGGAAGGCGCGCCTCGTGGTCGATCTGATCCGCGGGCGCAGCGTGCAGGACGCCGCGCAGGCGCTCCGGATGTGCCGCAAGCGGGGCGCGGGGCCGGTGCGCAAGATCCTCGACTCTGCGGTGGCGAACGCGACGGGGAAGGAGAAGCCGGTGCCGCTCGTCGTGCGGGAGGCGTTCGTCGACGAAGGCCCGACGCTCAAACGGTATATGCCCCGCGCGATGGGGAGGGCGACGCCGATACGGAAGCGGACGAGCCGGATCACCATCGTGGTGCGCGAGGGGGAGCCGGCATCCGACACGAAGACGTCCGGCAGGAAGGCGCCCGCGGCGAAGACGGCGCGGGCGGAACGCGGCGCGAGGGCACAGGGAGGCACACGTGGGGCAGAAAGTTAA
- the rpsS gene encoding 30S ribosomal protein S19, producing MARSIRKGAYVDEKLLKKVERMNRGNERRPLKTWARRSTIVPDFVGHTFTVHNGKKFIPVFVTESMVGHKLGEFAPTRTFRRHGVHTEKSAAAK from the coding sequence ATGGCACGATCGATACGGAAGGGCGCCTACGTCGACGAGAAGCTTCTCAAGAAGGTCGAGCGGATGAACCGCGGCAACGAGCGGCGGCCGTTGAAGACATGGGCGCGTCGGAGCACCATCGTCCCGGATTTCGTCGGGCACACCTTCACGGTGCACAACGGGAAGAAGTTCATCCCGGTCTTCGTCACCGAGAGCATGGTCGGACACAAGCTCGGCGAGTTCGCGCCCACGCGGACCTTCCGGAGGCACGGGGTGCACACCGAGAAGTCGGCGGCGGCGAAGTGA
- the rplB gene encoding 50S ribosomal protein L2: MGIKTYRPTTPSRRWITGHDFKEITKRSPEKRLTVAVRKKAGRNFMGRIMVRHLGGGHRRRYRIVDFKRNKAGIPARVAAIEYDPNRAARLALLHYADGEKRYILAPVGLGVGDTVVSGQNIEPRIGNALPLAEIPLGTQIHSVELRPGAGGILARGAGNGAELLSRDGAYAHVRLPSGEVRLVNVRCMAVVGQVGNSEHEAVRLGKAGRSRWLGRRPKVRGVAQNPVDHPMGGGEGRSSGGRHPCSPTGVLAKGGKTRSRRKPARHVVKARVKKRRRGGSGKA, from the coding sequence ATGGGAATCAAGACATACCGGCCCACGACCCCGAGCCGCCGCTGGATCACGGGGCACGATTTCAAGGAGATCACGAAGCGGTCCCCCGAGAAGCGCCTGACCGTCGCCGTCCGGAAGAAGGCGGGCAGGAACTTCATGGGGCGCATCATGGTGCGCCACCTCGGCGGCGGGCACCGGCGGCGCTACCGGATCGTCGACTTCAAGCGGAACAAGGCGGGGATCCCCGCGCGCGTCGCCGCCATCGAGTACGACCCGAACAGGGCGGCGCGCCTGGCCCTCCTGCACTACGCCGACGGAGAGAAGCGGTACATCCTGGCGCCGGTCGGGCTCGGGGTCGGGGACACGGTCGTGTCGGGCCAGAACATCGAGCCGCGGATCGGCAACGCGCTGCCGCTCGCCGAGATCCCGCTGGGGACGCAGATCCACAGCGTCGAGCTGCGCCCCGGCGCCGGGGGGATCCTCGCCCGCGGGGCGGGCAACGGCGCGGAGCTCCTGTCGCGCGACGGCGCCTACGCGCACGTGCGCCTCCCCTCCGGGGAGGTGCGGCTCGTCAACGTGCGCTGCATGGCCGTCGTCGGGCAGGTCGGGAACAGCGAGCACGAGGCGGTGCGCCTCGGCAAGGCGGGGCGCAGCCGCTGGCTCGGGCGGCGCCCGAAGGTGCGCGGCGTGGCGCAGAACCCGGTCGATCATCCGATGGGCGGCGGAGAGGGGCGGTCCTCCGGCGGGCGGCATCCGTGTTCGCCCACGGGGGTGCTCGCGAAGGGCGGCAAGACCCGCTCGAGGAGAAAGCCGGCGCGCCACGTCGTCAAGGCGAGGGTGAAGAAGCGTCGGCGCGGAGGAAGCGGCAAGGCGTAA
- the rplW gene encoding 50S ribosomal protein L23: MSDRRGIIKGPVITEKAGGGAGEGGRYAFAVDIRANKIEIRKAVETAFKVKVTKVNTITMRGKLKRVRWQVGKTPDWKKAIVTLREGDTIEYAT; encoded by the coding sequence ATGAGCGACAGGCGCGGCATCATCAAGGGGCCGGTGATCACCGAGAAGGCGGGCGGCGGGGCCGGCGAGGGCGGCCGGTACGCCTTCGCGGTGGACATCCGGGCGAACAAGATAGAGATCAGAAAGGCCGTGGAGACCGCCTTCAAGGTGAAGGTGACGAAGGTCAACACGATCACGATGCGGGGCAAGCTGAAACGGGTGCGGTGGCAGGTCGGCAAGACCCCCGATTGGAAGAAGGCGATCGTGACGCTGCGCGAGGGCGACACGATCGAGTACGCGACCTGA